The proteins below come from a single Mesobacillus jeotgali genomic window:
- a CDS encoding amino acid ABC transporter permease: MDLDFTAILPSLPYILKGIGVTLKIVLVAGLLGFAFGIILAILKISKYKALHWFADVYTSIFRGTPLILQLMIIYYGAPQIIGFEISSYTAAVASFSLNSAAYISEIIRAGILAVDKGQKEAAMALGVPGNRMMRDIILPQALKNILPALMNEFITLTKESAIVTVIAANDIMRRAYIVGGEQYRFFEPLIFAGLIYYLMVISLTFIGKLVERRMRQSD, from the coding sequence ATGGATCTTGATTTTACCGCCATCCTTCCTTCGTTGCCATATATTCTGAAGGGAATTGGCGTCACACTGAAAATAGTATTAGTAGCAGGGCTTCTGGGCTTTGCATTTGGGATCATCCTTGCAATCTTAAAAATTAGCAAATACAAGGCGCTCCATTGGTTCGCAGATGTTTATACATCCATCTTTCGCGGCACACCGCTTATTTTGCAATTGATGATTATTTACTACGGAGCTCCGCAGATTATCGGTTTTGAAATTTCCTCCTACACAGCTGCTGTAGCTTCTTTTTCTTTAAATTCGGCAGCCTATATATCGGAAATCATTCGCGCTGGAATTTTAGCGGTGGATAAAGGCCAGAAAGAAGCAGCGATGGCTCTTGGTGTTCCCGGCAATCGTATGATGCGGGACATCATCCTGCCTCAGGCTTTAAAGAATATCCTGCCTGCCTTGATGAATGAATTTATCACCCTGACGAAGGAATCGGCGATTGTAACGGTTATTGCAGCAAATGATATTATGCGGAGAGCGTATATTGTTGGCGGTGAGCAGTATAGATTTTTTGAGCCGCTGATCTTTGCCGGCCTGATCTATTATCTCATGGTCATCTCCTTGACATTCATTGGCAAGCTGGTTGAAAGGAGAATGAGACAAAGTGATTAA
- a CDS encoding methylmalonyl-CoA mutase family protein produces the protein MTIDNMKATSFKDATFEDWQGKAAASLKGKPIDSLYTNTYENITLKPLYTKGEFSDELAGELPGQLDYRRGIHSLGYHSEPWQIANRLFYTSVGELKEKLDNALSKGQTAIAFDVKQELFSDNRALISFISSYKNKYPLALDAGLLQTPLLAALAVAEKESGSDEGLSGFVAADPIAEAGLLGGLPAGEDEFFMKWAKVLEEAAQQLPEVKTVLVNSAPYHNSGANAVQELAIAISTGAYLLQKLIDNGWELKKALSKFVFHFAIGSNFFMETAKLRAARLLWSKTAEAFGAEPEDRKMIISAETSKFTKTIFDPYVNMLRVGNEAFAAVLGGIQYLHSGSFDEPAGTVNSFSERVARNTQLVLKSEAHLEKVADPAGGSWYVESLTKELAEKAWELFLDMDQKGGIYATLKSGWLQEQIAQTAEAREQDIATRKKSMIGTNVYANLSDNISKPAVQEIKSHHMSDSLDAAIGKISSDSSLLESFKEVEPSFAPLNLKRLAEPYEELRFRAKKLQEKGSLPKVGLICLGELKKHKARADFISGLLSAGGIIAERSGEVDSNSAAIDFINSSEAKQFVICGDQQSYNSFGPNLAQEITSEHDVKLYLAGIPDEKQSEWKIAGIQEFLHVRSNALQTLSSMLHELEVGANAKA, from the coding sequence ATGACGATTGATAATATGAAAGCTACCTCGTTCAAAGATGCAACATTTGAAGATTGGCAGGGAAAAGCTGCAGCCTCATTAAAAGGCAAACCGATTGATTCTCTTTATACGAATACATATGAGAATATTACTCTGAAGCCGCTTTATACAAAAGGGGAATTTTCGGATGAATTGGCAGGAGAACTGCCTGGTCAGCTGGATTATAGAAGAGGCATCCATTCTCTAGGATATCACTCTGAGCCCTGGCAGATTGCAAACCGCCTTTTTTACACCAGTGTCGGTGAACTGAAAGAGAAACTCGACAACGCGCTATCAAAGGGACAAACCGCTATTGCCTTTGACGTAAAACAGGAGTTGTTTTCCGATAACCGTGCATTGATTTCCTTCATTTCTTCCTATAAAAATAAGTATCCATTAGCTCTGGATGCTGGATTGTTACAGACGCCATTGCTTGCGGCTTTGGCTGTTGCCGAAAAGGAATCAGGCAGTGATGAAGGACTTTCAGGTTTCGTCGCAGCTGATCCAATTGCCGAAGCAGGTTTGCTTGGCGGGCTCCCAGCCGGGGAAGATGAATTTTTTATGAAATGGGCAAAGGTACTTGAAGAAGCAGCACAGCAATTACCAGAAGTTAAGACTGTACTAGTCAATAGTGCCCCATACCATAATAGCGGTGCTAATGCCGTGCAGGAACTGGCAATTGCCATATCTACCGGGGCTTACCTCCTTCAAAAGCTGATCGACAATGGTTGGGAATTAAAGAAAGCGTTATCAAAGTTTGTATTCCATTTTGCGATTGGCTCAAACTTTTTTATGGAAACTGCGAAGCTTAGAGCTGCCAGACTCTTATGGAGTAAAACAGCTGAAGCTTTTGGAGCAGAGCCTGAAGATCGTAAAATGATCATATCAGCTGAAACCTCGAAGTTTACAAAAACAATTTTCGATCCCTACGTGAATATGCTTAGGGTTGGCAATGAAGCATTTGCTGCAGTTTTAGGAGGAATTCAGTACCTGCATAGTGGAAGCTTTGATGAACCGGCAGGAACTGTGAATTCTTTTTCCGAAAGAGTTGCCAGAAATACGCAGCTGGTGCTCAAATCTGAAGCCCATCTTGAAAAAGTAGCCGATCCAGCAGGTGGTTCCTGGTATGTAGAGTCATTGACAAAGGAACTGGCTGAAAAGGCATGGGAATTATTCCTTGATATGGACCAAAAGGGTGGTATCTATGCAACGTTGAAATCAGGCTGGCTCCAGGAGCAGATAGCCCAGACAGCTGAAGCCCGTGAACAGGACATTGCTACTCGTAAAAAGAGCATGATTGGAACGAACGTTTATGCCAACCTTTCAGATAATATCAGTAAACCTGCAGTCCAGGAGATCAAAAGCCATCACATGAGCGACTCACTTGATGCTGCCATCGGCAAAATTTCGTCTGACAGCTCTCTGTTAGAGAGTTTCAAAGAAGTGGAGCCAAGTTTTGCTCCATTGAATTTAAAAAGATTAGCTGAGCCATATGAAGAATTGAGGTTCAGGGCAAAGAAGCTACAGGAAAAAGGTTCATTGCCAAAGGTCGGCTTGATTTGCCTGGGTGAGTTGAAGAAGCATAAGGCAAGGGCAGATTTTATTTCCGGATTGTTGTCGGCCGGAGGAATCATTGCTGAAAGAAGCGGGGAAGTGGACTCCAATTCTGCAGCCATTGATTTTATTAACTCGTCTGAAGCGAAACAGTTTGTTATTTGCGGAGATCAGCAGTCCTACAATTCTTTTGGGCCAAATCTGGCACAGGAGATTACCAGTGAACACGATGTTAAGCTTTACCTGGCAGGCATCCCGGATGAAAAACAAAGCGAATGGAAAATTGCCGGTATACAGGAGTTCCTGCATGTAAGAAGCAATGCGTTGCAGACTCTATCATCTATGCTTCATGAATTGGAGGTGGGAGCAAATGCAAAAGCCTGA
- a CDS encoding dihydrolipoamide acetyltransferase family protein produces MAIEQIKMPQLGESVTEGTISKWLVSVGDKVNKYDPLAEVMTDKVNAEVPSSFSGTIKELIAGEGDTLAVGEIICTIEIEGGTSDEAPAADAADSNSATSASAAPAPAKAADEGSKARYSPAVLKLAQENNIDLTQVKGSGAGGRITRKDLKQIIDSGNIPQASTQKEEVKESSQTQPAVSQPATQTQTAAPSQPAAAQSAAPAPSVPVTAGDIEIPVTGIRKAIAANMLRSKHEAPHAWTMVEVDVTNLVEYRNGLKDDFKKKEGFNLTFFAFFVKAVAQALKEFPQINSMWAGDKIIQKKDINISIAVATDDALFVPVIKNADEKTIKGIGREINELAQKVRTGKLRSEDMQGGTFTVNNTGSFGSVQSMGIINYPQAAILQVESIVKRPVVMNNGMIAVRDMVNLCLSLDHRVLDGLVCGRFLARVKEILENTSKETTSIY; encoded by the coding sequence GTGGCAATCGAACAAATTAAAATGCCTCAATTAGGTGAGAGTGTAACTGAGGGGACAATCAGCAAGTGGCTGGTTTCCGTTGGTGACAAAGTAAATAAATACGATCCACTTGCAGAAGTCATGACCGACAAAGTAAATGCTGAGGTACCATCTTCATTTTCCGGTACAATCAAAGAATTGATTGCGGGTGAAGGGGATACATTGGCAGTTGGGGAAATCATCTGCACAATTGAAATCGAAGGCGGAACTTCTGATGAAGCACCAGCAGCGGATGCAGCTGATTCAAATTCCGCAACTTCAGCAAGTGCCGCTCCAGCCCCAGCAAAGGCAGCGGATGAAGGAAGCAAAGCTAGATATTCACCTGCTGTATTGAAGCTCGCTCAGGAGAATAACATAGATTTAACCCAGGTTAAAGGAAGTGGAGCTGGCGGAAGGATTACGCGCAAAGATCTAAAGCAAATCATTGACTCTGGCAATATTCCACAAGCTTCAACACAGAAAGAAGAAGTAAAAGAAAGCTCACAAACACAGCCTGCTGTTTCACAGCCAGCAACACAAACTCAAACTGCAGCGCCATCACAGCCTGCGGCTGCCCAGTCTGCAGCACCAGCACCTTCAGTACCTGTGACTGCCGGTGACATTGAGATTCCTGTGACTGGAATCCGCAAGGCGATTGCCGCTAACATGCTTCGCAGCAAGCACGAAGCTCCGCATGCGTGGACGATGGTAGAAGTGGATGTTACGAATCTTGTAGAGTACAGGAATGGCCTTAAGGATGACTTTAAAAAGAAAGAAGGCTTCAACCTTACATTCTTTGCTTTCTTCGTGAAGGCAGTTGCCCAGGCATTGAAAGAGTTCCCGCAGATTAATTCCATGTGGGCTGGAGATAAGATCATCCAGAAAAAGGACATCAATATTTCCATTGCAGTCGCTACTGATGATGCCCTTTTCGTTCCTGTCATCAAGAATGCAGACGAAAAAACAATCAAAGGCATTGGCCGTGAAATCAATGAACTTGCTCAAAAGGTACGCACAGGCAAGCTTCGTTCCGAGGATATGCAAGGCGGAACATTCACAGTCAATAACACAGGTTCTTTCGGATCCGTTCAATCAATGGGAATCATCAACTATCCGCAGGCAGCGATTCTCCAGGTAGAATCGATCGTTAAGCGCCCTGTTGTCATGAACAACGGCATGATTGCTGTCCGTGATATGGTGAACCTCTGTCTGTCCCTTGATCACCGTGTACTGGATGGCCTGGTTTGCGGCCGCTTCCTTGCAAGGGTTAAGGAAATCCTTGAGAATACATCAAAAGAGACAACATCTATATATTAA
- the meaB gene encoding methylmalonyl Co-A mutase-associated GTPase MeaB codes for MTDEKKPEWFEPEKADSFSSVVKPGVSGVNADRPAAKAGRFVKKRNTPSLDPATLADEIKTGGRTALAKGITLIESNAEHDFHTAQTLLHKLLPESGRSIRIGITGVPGAGKSTFIESFGSYLCDRGHKVAVLAVDPTSSLTGGSILGDKTRMEKLARNPRAFIRPSPSGGKLGGVHRKTRETMLLCEAAGFDVILVETVGVGQSEVIVRDMVDFFMLLVLTGAGDELQGMKKGIMELADAVIVNKADGPNEQSAKKTKEEYNRILHFLQPATKGWQTAAMTSSAIQNSGIDEIWETITAFEQFTKKSGIFGERRRLQTKEWLNDMIIDQLQMNFFNNPAIKNLLPKVENEVISGNRPVASGVDELFKAFFEAKNKLSDLDSFSLL; via the coding sequence ATGACAGATGAAAAAAAGCCGGAATGGTTCGAACCAGAAAAGGCTGATTCGTTTTCAAGTGTTGTGAAGCCTGGAGTGTCGGGTGTAAATGCAGATAGACCGGCAGCGAAAGCGGGACGTTTTGTTAAGAAAAGGAATACTCCCAGCTTGGATCCGGCGACACTTGCGGATGAAATCAAGACCGGGGGCAGGACAGCACTGGCAAAAGGGATTACATTGATTGAAAGCAATGCTGAGCATGACTTTCATACGGCCCAAACCCTCCTGCATAAGCTTTTGCCTGAATCGGGACGCTCTATCAGGATTGGAATCACAGGAGTTCCTGGAGCTGGCAAGAGCACGTTTATTGAGAGCTTTGGCAGCTATTTATGCGATAGAGGGCATAAGGTTGCGGTTCTTGCGGTTGATCCGACCTCCAGCCTGACCGGAGGGAGCATTCTTGGCGATAAAACGAGGATGGAAAAGCTGGCGCGAAATCCACGGGCATTCATCCGGCCATCACCTTCAGGAGGAAAGCTTGGGGGTGTCCACCGTAAAACACGAGAAACGATGCTGTTATGTGAAGCGGCCGGATTCGATGTCATCCTGGTTGAAACGGTGGGTGTAGGCCAAAGTGAGGTTATTGTCAGGGATATGGTCGATTTCTTCATGCTCCTCGTCCTGACAGGTGCAGGCGATGAACTTCAGGGAATGAAAAAAGGAATCATGGAGCTTGCGGATGCGGTGATTGTGAATAAGGCAGATGGCCCAAATGAACAATCAGCGAAAAAGACCAAAGAAGAGTACAACCGGATCCTGCATTTCCTGCAGCCTGCGACAAAAGGCTGGCAGACAGCTGCCATGACCAGTTCAGCGATTCAGAATAGTGGTATTGATGAGATTTGGGAAACAATCACTGCCTTTGAACAATTCACGAAAAAAAGCGGGATCTTTGGTGAAAGAAGAAGACTCCAGACAAAAGAGTGGCTGAATGATATGATCATCGATCAGCTTCAGATGAATTTCTTTAATAATCCAGCAATAAAGAACCTGCTTCCAAAGGTGGAAAATGAAGTTATTTCGGGAAACAGGCCAGTTGCATCAGGAGTCGATGAGTTATTCAAAGCCTTTTTTGAGGCAAAAAATAAGCTGTCCGATTTGGACAGCTTTTCGTTATTATAA
- a CDS encoding BrxA/BrxB family bacilliredoxin has product MSMDFNFFMNDVVRQARQEIVAAGYTELTTSEEVEQALAKEGTTLVMVNSVCGCAGGIARPAAAHAVHYDKRPDNLVTVFAGQDKEATEKARSYFTGYPPSSPSFALLKDGKLCTMVERHEIEGHDPMQVVNKLQNAFEEYCEEI; this is encoded by the coding sequence ATGAGCATGGATTTCAATTTTTTCATGAATGATGTAGTCCGCCAGGCACGCCAGGAAATCGTGGCAGCTGGATATACAGAATTAACAACGAGTGAGGAAGTAGAACAAGCATTGGCTAAAGAAGGCACAACACTTGTCATGGTAAACTCGGTTTGCGGTTGCGCCGGAGGCATTGCCCGTCCTGCAGCAGCACATGCTGTTCATTATGATAAGCGCCCAGACAATCTTGTGACTGTTTTCGCCGGCCAGGATAAAGAGGCAACAGAAAAAGCACGAAGCTATTTTACTGGCTACCCGCCATCATCTCCATCTTTCGCATTGTTGAAGGACGGCAAGCTTTGCACAATGGTCGAACGCCACGAAATCGAAGGTCATGACCCAATGCAAGTAGTGAACAAACTGCAAAATGCATTCGAAGAATATTGCGAAGAAATATAA
- a CDS encoding transporter substrate-binding domain-containing protein has product MKKVISIFTMSVLLMGLLAACGTSTEKTSGAGSEEKKVLTMGTSADYPPFEYVETATSDEIIGFDVDLANLIASELGYEVEIKDMDFNGLIGAIQADRVDFVMAGMTPTPERKENVDFTDVYYTAKHMIVSSKDSNIKSIEDLKGKTVGVQLSSIQEEEAEKIAETVDIKIEKRTRIPELVQEIKAGRIDAAIIEDTVAEGYFDNNPDLEGFTIEDGSEEEAGSAIAFPKGSKLTEEFNKVLKEKMENGEVDKLIVKWFGGEK; this is encoded by the coding sequence ATGAAAAAAGTAATTTCAATTTTTACGATGAGTGTGTTATTAATGGGACTTCTCGCTGCATGCGGGACAAGCACTGAAAAAACTTCCGGTGCCGGCAGTGAGGAAAAGAAAGTCCTAACTATGGGGACTTCAGCAGACTATCCTCCATTTGAATACGTGGAAACAGCTACAAGTGATGAAATCATCGGTTTTGACGTAGACTTAGCCAATCTGATTGCAAGTGAATTGGGGTATGAAGTAGAAATTAAGGATATGGATTTTAACGGCCTTATCGGTGCAATCCAGGCAGACCGCGTTGATTTTGTCATGGCAGGCATGACTCCAACACCTGAGCGTAAAGAAAACGTTGATTTCACTGATGTTTACTATACAGCGAAGCATATGATTGTTTCTTCTAAAGACAGCAACATCAAATCAATCGAAGATTTAAAAGGAAAGACAGTTGGTGTCCAGCTATCATCCATTCAGGAAGAAGAAGCTGAAAAAATTGCTGAGACAGTAGATATCAAAATTGAGAAACGCACAAGAATCCCTGAATTGGTGCAGGAAATTAAAGCTGGACGTATTGATGCAGCGATTATTGAAGATACAGTAGCGGAAGGGTATTTCGACAACAACCCTGACCTGGAAGGATTCACGATTGAAGATGGCAGTGAGGAAGAAGCCGGTTCAGCAATCGCGTTCCCTAAAGGAAGCAAGCTGACAGAGGAATTCAACAAGGTTCTGAAAGAAAAAATGGAAAACGGTGAAGTAGACAAATTGATCGTTAAATGGTTTGGCGGAGAAAAGTAA
- the scpA gene encoding methylmalonyl-CoA mutase, translating to MQKPDFRKVRLFAEEKEVSKEQVNQHIQQNIDDLLFETNEQIKVKPVYTKEDVKSSEHMEGMPGIPPYTRGPYPAMYVNRPWTVRQYAGFSTAEESNAFYRRNLAMGQKGLSVAFDLATHRGYDSDHPRVEGDVGKAGVAIDSILDMKILFDGIPLDQMSVSMTMNGAVLPIMAFFIVTAEEQGVTQDQLSGTIQNDILKEYMVRNTYIYPPEMSMKIIAGIFEYTSKYMPKFNSISISGYHMQEAGAPADIELAYTLADGLEYVRTGLKAGIDIDSFAPRLSFFWAIGMNYFMEVAKMRAARFIWAKMIKTFNPKNEKSMALRTHSQTSGWSLTEQDPYNNVIRTLVEAHAAAMGHTQSLHTNALDEAIALPTDFSARIARNTQLFLQEETGITKVIDPWAGSYYVESLTNALIQRAWEHIEEIESLGGMAKAIETGLPKMRIEEAAARRQAQIDSGKETIIGVNKFKLDQEDPLEILDIDNTAVRAKQLERLKQLKENRDDEKAQEALNELARVAETGEGNLLEYAVRAARERATLGEISDAIEKAAGRHKAIIRSVSGVYSTAFTNGEEIAEVQQMTEEFLENEGRRPRIMIAKMGQDGHDRGAKVISTAFADLGFDVDIGPLFQTPEETAIQAVENDVHAIGISSLAAGHKTLLPQLVKELKKLGREDIVVIVGGVIPAQDYQFLYDNGASAIFGPGTVIPVAAQKVLRTIYERLGYEEVSS from the coding sequence ATGCAAAAGCCTGATTTTAGAAAAGTCCGTTTGTTTGCTGAGGAGAAGGAAGTCAGCAAGGAACAAGTGAATCAGCATATACAGCAGAACATCGATGATCTGTTATTTGAAACGAATGAGCAGATCAAGGTGAAACCAGTGTATACAAAAGAAGATGTAAAGTCATCAGAACATATGGAAGGCATGCCTGGCATCCCTCCTTATACGAGGGGACCATATCCAGCAATGTATGTAAACCGGCCTTGGACGGTAAGGCAGTATGCTGGATTTTCGACTGCGGAAGAAAGCAACGCATTTTACAGGCGAAACCTTGCAATGGGGCAAAAAGGTTTGTCTGTTGCCTTTGACCTGGCCACGCACAGGGGATATGATTCTGACCATCCCCGGGTTGAGGGTGACGTCGGAAAAGCAGGAGTAGCGATTGACTCCATTTTAGATATGAAAATTCTGTTCGACGGAATTCCGCTTGACCAGATGTCTGTATCCATGACAATGAATGGTGCTGTGCTGCCCATCATGGCGTTCTTCATCGTGACGGCCGAGGAACAGGGCGTAACACAGGATCAATTATCTGGGACGATTCAAAACGACATCCTGAAGGAGTATATGGTCCGAAACACGTACATTTACCCGCCGGAAATGTCGATGAAGATCATTGCTGGTATTTTTGAGTACACATCAAAATATATGCCAAAATTCAACTCAATCAGTATTTCAGGCTATCATATGCAGGAAGCGGGTGCTCCAGCGGATATCGAATTGGCGTACACGCTCGCGGATGGTCTTGAATATGTGAGAACTGGCCTTAAGGCTGGAATCGATATTGACTCATTCGCACCACGGCTAAGCTTTTTCTGGGCGATCGGGATGAATTATTTCATGGAAGTAGCCAAGATGAGGGCTGCACGCTTTATTTGGGCAAAAATGATCAAGACATTCAATCCGAAAAATGAAAAGTCGATGGCCTTGAGGACTCATTCGCAAACGTCCGGATGGAGTTTGACCGAGCAGGATCCATATAATAATGTTATTCGAACATTGGTAGAGGCACATGCAGCGGCAATGGGCCACACTCAATCATTGCATACCAATGCACTGGATGAAGCAATTGCGCTGCCGACCGATTTTTCCGCACGCATTGCCCGTAATACGCAGCTATTTCTTCAGGAAGAAACGGGGATTACGAAGGTCATTGATCCATGGGCAGGCAGTTACTATGTTGAGAGTCTGACAAATGCATTGATACAGCGTGCCTGGGAGCATATCGAAGAAATCGAAAGTCTTGGCGGGATGGCGAAAGCAATCGAGACCGGACTACCTAAAATGAGGATTGAAGAAGCAGCCGCAAGGCGCCAGGCCCAGATCGACTCTGGAAAAGAAACGATCATCGGCGTGAATAAATTTAAACTCGACCAGGAGGATCCACTGGAAATCCTGGATATCGATAATACAGCCGTCCGGGCGAAACAGCTTGAAAGGCTTAAACAGCTTAAAGAAAACCGTGATGATGAAAAAGCCCAGGAAGCTCTGAATGAATTAGCAAGAGTGGCAGAAACAGGCGAAGGCAACCTTTTGGAATATGCGGTAAGGGCTGCTCGCGAAAGGGCGACACTTGGAGAAATTTCAGATGCAATCGAAAAGGCGGCTGGACGACATAAAGCCATCATCCGATCCGTCAGCGGGGTATATAGCACAGCGTTCACAAATGGGGAGGAAATTGCCGAGGTGCAGCAAATGACTGAGGAGTTCCTTGAAAACGAAGGACGCAGGCCGCGCATCATGATTGCGAAAATGGGACAGGATGGACATGACCGCGGAGCAAAGGTCATTTCTACCGCATTCGCTGATTTAGGTTTCGACGTGGATATTGGCCCGCTCTTCCAAACACCTGAAGAAACAGCGATCCAGGCAGTTGAAAATGATGTCCATGCGATCGGAATCAGCTCTTTGGCAGCAGGACATAAAACATTATTGCCGCAGCTGGTGAAGGAACTGAAAAAATTAGGCCGCGAGGATATTGTCGTCATAGTCGGGGGCGTGATTCCTGCCCAGGATTATCAATTCCTTTACGATAACGGAGCAAGCGCGATTTTTGGACCTGGAACGGTCATCCCTGTTGCAGCGCAGAAGGTTTTAAGGACCATTTATGAGCGCCTGGGCTATGAGGAAGTGTCGAGTTAA
- a CDS encoding alpha-ketoacid dehydrogenase subunit beta has translation MAVISYIDAVTLAIKEEMERDPRVFVLGEDVGKKGGVFKATQGLYEKFGEDRVIDAPLAESAIAGVGIGAAMYGMRPIAEMQFADFIMPAVNQIISEAARIRYRSNNDWSCPMVIRAPYGGGVHGALYHSQSVEAVFANQPGLKIVMPSTPYDVKGLLKAAIRDEDPVLFFEHKRAYRLIKGEVPEDDYVLPIGKADVKREGEDITVITYGLAVHFALQAAERLAKDGISAHILDLRTVYPLDKEAIIEAASKTGKVLLVTEDNKEGSIMSEVSAIIAEHCLFELDAPIKRLAGPDVPAMPYAPTMEKYFMINPDKVEKAMRELAEF, from the coding sequence ATGGCGGTAATTTCTTATATAGATGCAGTTACATTGGCAATCAAAGAAGAGATGGAAAGAGACCCGAGAGTTTTTGTCCTCGGTGAAGACGTTGGTAAAAAAGGCGGGGTGTTCAAAGCTACACAGGGCCTATACGAAAAGTTCGGTGAAGACCGGGTAATCGATGCACCTCTGGCAGAGTCTGCTATTGCAGGTGTCGGAATCGGTGCCGCGATGTACGGTATGCGACCAATCGCTGAAATGCAATTCGCAGATTTCATCATGCCTGCTGTAAACCAGATCATTTCAGAAGCGGCAAGAATCCGTTACCGCTCAAACAATGACTGGAGCTGTCCGATGGTTATCCGTGCTCCATATGGCGGTGGTGTCCACGGAGCTCTTTACCATTCACAGTCTGTAGAGGCAGTTTTTGCGAACCAGCCTGGCTTGAAGATTGTAATGCCTTCGACTCCTTATGATGTAAAAGGATTGTTGAAAGCTGCGATCCGTGATGAAGATCCTGTATTATTCTTCGAACATAAGCGTGCTTACCGCTTGATCAAAGGCGAAGTTCCTGAAGACGATTATGTTCTTCCAATAGGCAAAGCTGATGTTAAGCGTGAAGGCGAGGATATCACTGTCATTACTTACGGCCTGGCAGTACACTTTGCATTGCAGGCAGCTGAAAGGCTTGCAAAAGACGGGATTTCTGCCCATATTCTTGACCTTCGAACTGTATATCCATTGGATAAAGAAGCAATCATCGAGGCTGCTTCGAAGACTGGTAAAGTCCTTCTTGTGACAGAAGACAATAAAGAAGGCAGCATCATGAGTGAAGTTTCTGCGATTATTGCTGAGCACTGTCTATTTGAATTGGATGCACCAATCAAGAGACTTGCTGGCCCGGATGTACCAGCTATGCCGTACGCTCCAACAATGGAGAAATATTTTATGATCAATCCTGATAAAGTCGAAAAAGCAATGAGAGAGCTTGCTGAATTTTAA
- a CDS encoding thiamine pyrophosphate-dependent dehydrogenase E1 component subunit alpha → MAENRHAALGLSDEKVLEMYETMLLARRLDERMWLLNRAGKIPFVISCQGQEAAQVGAAFALDREKDYVLPYYRDMGVVLTFGMTAKDLMLSGFAKAEDPNSGGRQMPGHFGQKKNRIVTGSSPVTTQVPHAVGIALAGKMEKKDLVTFVTFGEGSSNQGDFHEGANFAGVHKLPVIFMVENNKYAISIPYERQVAAEKVSDRAIGYGMPGVTVDGNDPLEVYKVVKEAADRGRRGEGPTLVEAVSYRLTPHSSDDDDRSYRAPDEVAQAKTKDPIITFGAYLKENGIMNDESEKEINDRIMKLVNEATDYAENAPYAEPEHALKYVYAEE, encoded by the coding sequence ATGGCAGAAAATCGTCACGCTGCACTTGGCTTAAGTGATGAAAAAGTTTTGGAAATGTATGAAACAATGCTGTTGGCCCGCCGGCTGGATGAGCGGATGTGGCTGTTGAACCGTGCCGGGAAAATTCCGTTTGTTATTTCCTGTCAGGGACAGGAAGCGGCACAGGTAGGGGCTGCTTTTGCCCTGGATCGCGAAAAGGATTATGTGCTTCCGTACTACCGTGATATGGGAGTGGTCTTAACTTTTGGCATGACTGCAAAAGACCTCATGCTTTCCGGTTTTGCCAAAGCGGAAGACCCGAACTCCGGGGGACGCCAGATGCCTGGTCACTTCGGTCAAAAGAAGAACCGGATCGTGACAGGATCTTCACCTGTTACGACTCAAGTTCCTCACGCAGTCGGTATCGCTCTTGCAGGCAAAATGGAGAAGAAGGACCTGGTAACATTCGTTACGTTTGGAGAAGGTTCATCAAACCAGGGGGACTTCCACGAGGGAGCTAACTTTGCCGGCGTTCATAAGCTTCCGGTCATTTTCATGGTAGAAAACAATAAATATGCAATTTCGATCCCTTATGAGAGACAGGTCGCAGCTGAAAAGGTTTCAGACCGTGCAATTGGTTATGGTATGCCAGGCGTTACTGTCGATGGAAACGATCCTTTAGAGGTCTATAAAGTGGTCAAGGAAGCTGCTGACCGCGGACGCCGTGGTGAAGGGCCGACTCTTGTCGAGGCTGTATCCTACCGCCTGACTCCGCACTCATCAGATGATGACGACAGAAGCTACCGCGCGCCAGATGAGGTTGCACAGGCTAAGACGAAGGACCCGATCATTACCTTCGGCGCATATTTAAAAGAAAATGGCATCATGAATGATGAAAGTGAAAAGGAAATCAACGATCGAATCATGAAGCTAGTCAATGAAGCAACTGATTATGCTGAAAATGCACCGTATGCAGAGCCAGAACATGCTTTGAAATACGTATATGCTGAAGAGTAA